One Thiocapsa sp. genomic window carries:
- a CDS encoding 6-carboxytetrahydropterin synthase, whose product MSEQLFHVAAVPFEAARRVSILPAGHRSRRLHGHGFVAKVRAGLPIAWAPFPGGETDALARALSDTIAPLDYSDLNEHLPIPTDENLARWVRAHLGVPGVVSVGIQSTRDQGVDLDGREQAHVWRRFRFEAAHRLPSVPEGHQCGRMHGHGFEVILHANQDLAGNDMGIDFDRLEGIWAPLYAELDHACLNEIPGLENPTSEMLARWIWDRLRPVFPQLSVVTVYETSTAGCHYDGVHYRIWKEQRFESALALVQAPEGDRRRRLHGHSYLMRLHLTAPLDEVLGWTIDYGDVKRLFKPVYDRLDHHRLDALPRVRQADPANLLLWIREEVAAALPQLDRIDLHETPGCGAVLCWGALGPALPL is encoded by the coding sequence ATGAGTGAACAGCTGTTTCACGTCGCCGCCGTCCCGTTCGAGGCCGCGCGGCGCGTCTCCATCCTGCCTGCCGGACACCGGTCGCGCCGTTTGCACGGGCACGGCTTCGTCGCCAAGGTGCGCGCGGGGCTTCCGATCGCTTGGGCACCCTTTCCCGGCGGGGAGACGGACGCGCTCGCTCGGGCGCTTTCAGACACGATCGCACCGCTCGATTACAGCGACCTCAACGAACACCTGCCGATCCCGACCGACGAGAATCTCGCGCGCTGGGTGCGGGCGCATCTCGGCGTGCCCGGGGTTGTTTCGGTCGGTATCCAGAGCACCCGCGATCAGGGTGTCGATCTGGACGGCCGCGAGCAGGCGCATGTCTGGCGCCGCTTTCGTTTCGAGGCCGCCCACCGCTTGCCGAGTGTCCCCGAGGGTCACCAGTGCGGGCGCATGCACGGCCACGGGTTCGAGGTGATCCTGCACGCCAATCAGGATCTTGCCGGAAACGACATGGGCATCGACTTCGATCGGCTCGAGGGCATCTGGGCGCCCCTGTACGCCGAGCTCGATCACGCCTGTCTGAACGAGATCCCCGGCCTGGAGAATCCGACCAGCGAGATGCTGGCGCGTTGGATCTGGGACCGACTGCGACCGGTCTTTCCCCAGTTGTCCGTCGTCACGGTCTACGAGACGTCCACCGCCGGTTGTCACTACGACGGCGTGCATTATCGGATCTGGAAGGAGCAACGCTTCGAGAGTGCGCTGGCGCTTGTACAGGCACCCGAGGGCGATCGACGCCGCCGCCTGCACGGCCACAGCTATCTGATGCGCCTGCATCTGACCGCCCCGCTGGACGAGGTGCTCGGCTGGACGATCGACTACGGCGACGTGAAGCGACTGTTCAAGCCGGTCTACGATCGGCTCGACCATCATCGGCTCGACGCGCTCCCGCGCGTGCGCCAGGCGGATCCGGCCAACCTGCTGCTGTGGATTCGCGAGGAGGTCGCCGCCGCGCTCCCGCAATTGGATCGCATCGACCTGCACGAAACCCCGGGCTGCGGCGCCGTTCTCTGCTGGGGAGCGTTGGGGCCGGCGCTTCCGCTATGA
- the queC gene encoding 7-cyano-7-deazaguanine synthase QueC, with protein sequence MTPAVVLLSGGLDSATASAIATSEGFAVHALSFRYGQRHGIELESAARVAEALGVVEHAIVEIDLRRFGGSALTADIPVPKGRSAGTIGEGIPVTYVPARNTVFLSFALAWAETLGSEDIFIGVNVQDYSGYPDCRPAFIEAFEQMANLATAAGVEGRQRLRIHAPLMQMTKAEIIARGLSLGVDYGLTSSCYDPGTDGRPCGLCDSCLLRAKGFADAGCPDPLSLRFGLVVP encoded by the coding sequence ATGACACCTGCAGTCGTCCTTTTGAGCGGGGGCTTGGACTCCGCAACCGCATCGGCCATCGCGACATCCGAAGGATTCGCTGTCCATGCATTGTCGTTTCGGTACGGCCAGCGCCACGGCATCGAGCTCGAGTCCGCCGCCCGCGTCGCCGAGGCGCTCGGGGTCGTGGAGCATGCGATCGTCGAGATCGATCTGCGGCGTTTCGGCGGATCGGCGCTCACGGCAGACATCCCGGTGCCTAAGGGACGTTCCGCCGGGACGATCGGCGAGGGGATTCCGGTGACCTATGTCCCGGCACGCAACACCGTCTTTCTGTCCTTCGCGCTCGCGTGGGCGGAAACCCTCGGGTCCGAGGACATCTTCATCGGCGTGAACGTGCAGGATTACTCCGGGTATCCCGACTGCCGACCCGCCTTCATCGAGGCATTCGAGCAGATGGCCAATCTGGCGACCGCAGCCGGGGTCGAAGGGCGCCAAAGGCTCCGGATCCACGCACCTCTGATGCAGATGACCAAGGCCGAGATCATCGCCCGAGGTCTTTCGCTCGGTGTCGATTACGGTCTGACCAGCAGCTGCTACGATCCCGGAACGGACGGCCGTCCCTGTGGTCTCTGTGACTCCTGCCTGCTTCGCGCCAAGGGCTTCGCGGATGCAGGCTGCCCGGATCCGCTCAGCCTTCGTTTCGGTCTCGTTGTCCCATGA
- a CDS encoding Mth938-like domain-containing protein: MRFSEADGSSGPLIDAYGNDGILIGGRRFTRGLIVTPNRVEEGWGPAHPADLTVEHLDALIAIEPETQVIVLGTGETQVFPDPALYFAVIGRGVGFEVMDTGAACRTYNILMSEGRRVVAGLLPWR, encoded by the coding sequence ATGAGATTCTCCGAAGCAGACGGCAGCAGCGGCCCACTGATCGACGCCTACGGGAACGACGGCATCCTGATCGGGGGTCGACGCTTTACCCGAGGGCTGATCGTGACACCGAACCGGGTCGAAGAGGGCTGGGGTCCGGCCCACCCGGCCGATCTGACGGTCGAGCACTTGGATGCGCTGATCGCGATCGAGCCCGAGACCCAGGTCATCGTGCTGGGGACCGGGGAGACTCAGGTCTTTCCCGACCCGGCGCTTTACTTTGCCGTGATCGGGCGAGGGGTCGGTTTCGAGGTCATGGATACGGGTGCCGCCTGCCGGACCTACAACATCTTGATGTCGGAAGGGCGGCGCGTCGTCGCGGGCCTGTTGCCCTGGCGCTGA
- a CDS encoding glycogen synthase, which translates to MYIAMVSAECAPIAKAGGLGDVVHGLSRELLALGQEVEVFLPGYDSLRHDLIEGRREVCRELRVPYFDRWIDCRVDSGEVDGVTCFFIESDSPHRFFQRGRIYGEADDADRFAFFCRAVLEFMLISGRRPDVIHCHDWQTALVPVLLFEMYQRLGLTDVRVCYSLHNLGYQGVVGESILRQVGLDPARLMTPDRLQDPADPRAVNLMKGGIVFSNFVNTVSPRYAWEIQNTEQGMGLQGVLKTHDGKFGGVLNGIDDAVWNPTTDRHIPGPFDADRLDDKEVNRRALRDYLGLVQDEKPIVAVVSRLDYQKGVHLLRFGIAHACALDCQLALLGAALDPVVAEQFRRLQEDTEEHPDCRLVLAYDEELSHLIYAGADMILIPSIYEPCGLTQMIAMKYGVVPIARRVGGLADTVFDANYSDRPFEERNGYLFDDLTESALAAAMQRAIDLWRNHPAYFRQLQINGMRVDRSWGRPARQYLDIYGHIRVH; encoded by the coding sequence ATGTATATTGCCATGGTCAGCGCCGAGTGTGCGCCGATCGCGAAGGCAGGCGGGCTCGGTGATGTCGTGCACGGGCTCTCGCGCGAGCTTCTCGCGCTCGGGCAAGAAGTCGAGGTCTTTTTGCCGGGGTACGATTCGCTGCGCCACGATCTGATCGAAGGGCGCCGCGAGGTCTGCCGGGAGCTGCGCGTCCCCTATTTCGATCGGTGGATCGACTGTCGCGTCGACTCGGGCGAGGTCGACGGGGTGACCTGCTTCTTTATCGAGTCCGACTCGCCCCATCGATTTTTTCAGCGCGGGCGCATCTACGGCGAGGCGGACGATGCGGATCGCTTCGCGTTCTTCTGTCGGGCCGTGCTGGAATTCATGCTGATCTCGGGCAGGCGCCCGGACGTCATCCATTGTCACGATTGGCAAACCGCGCTGGTGCCCGTCCTCTTGTTCGAGATGTACCAGCGCCTCGGACTGACCGACGTGCGCGTCTGCTACAGCCTGCACAACCTCGGTTACCAGGGTGTCGTCGGCGAATCCATCCTGCGGCAGGTCGGCCTGGATCCGGCCCGTCTCATGACGCCGGACCGTCTCCAGGATCCTGCCGATCCGCGCGCCGTGAATCTGATGAAGGGCGGGATCGTCTTTTCCAACTTCGTGAACACCGTCTCGCCACGCTATGCCTGGGAGATCCAGAACACCGAGCAGGGGATGGGGCTTCAGGGCGTTCTGAAGACCCACGACGGTAAGTTCGGAGGTGTGCTGAACGGCATCGACGATGCGGTCTGGAACCCCACGACCGATCGGCACATCCCGGGGCCCTTCGATGCCGACCGGCTCGACGACAAGGAGGTCAATCGCCGGGCCTTGCGGGATTATTTGGGTCTCGTTCAGGACGAGAAGCCCATCGTGGCCGTCGTGAGCCGGCTCGACTATCAAAAAGGCGTGCATCTCCTGCGGTTCGGCATCGCGCACGCGTGCGCGCTCGACTGCCAGCTCGCGCTCCTCGGGGCCGCACTCGATCCGGTGGTCGCCGAGCAGTTCCGGCGTCTCCAGGAGGACACCGAGGAACACCCGGATTGTCGCCTGGTCCTTGCGTATGACGAGGAGTTGTCCCATCTCATCTATGCAGGCGCGGACATGATCCTCATCCCGAGCATCTACGAGCCCTGCGGTTTGACCCAGATGATCGCGATGAAATACGGCGTTGTCCCGATCGCGCGGCGTGTCGGGGGGCTTGCCGATACGGTCTTCGATGCCAACTACTCGGATCGTCCCTTCGAGGAGCGCAACGGCTATCTCTTCGACGACCTGACCGAGTCCGCCTTGGCCGCCGCCATGCAGCGCGCGATCGATCTGTGGCGCAACCACCCCGCGTATTTTCGCCAGCTGCAGATCAACGGGATGCGTGTCGACCGCTCATGGGGCCGGCCGGCACGCCAGTACCTGGACATCTATGGCCACATCCGAGTGCATTGA
- a CDS encoding ABC transporter substrate-binding protein: protein MSKHPLLVALALAGFAVAGATSAAEPTKIRFVTDWKAQAPQGGFYQAKALGLYAEQGLDVEILQGGPSVNVPLLLGSNQADFGIGSNSFIPLNIVAAGIPASAVAAIFQKDPQVLITHPREDIRSIADMKGKPIMISDAGVGSHWIWLKAKFGFTDRQIRKYTYNLAPFLVDPGAIQQGYVTSEPYEIAKASGIAPQVFLLADEDYPSYGTLILASDERIRSDPQQVRAFVAASIAGWKDYLTGDPTPGNTLIKAANPEMSDDVLLHAIAEMNRYRLATAGDAETAGIGVMTEARWQAFFETMSADGVYPENLDWRRAYSLDFLPPTLPPTLPPNP from the coding sequence ATGTCGAAGCACCCTCTTCTCGTCGCCTTGGCCTTGGCGGGCTTCGCGGTCGCCGGAGCGACGTCGGCCGCCGAGCCGACCAAGATCCGTTTTGTCACCGACTGGAAGGCGCAGGCCCCGCAGGGCGGCTTCTACCAGGCCAAGGCGCTCGGGCTCTACGCCGAGCAGGGTCTCGATGTGGAGATCCTTCAGGGCGGCCCCTCGGTGAATGTCCCGCTCTTGCTGGGCTCCAACCAGGCCGATTTCGGGATCGGCTCCAACAGCTTTATCCCGCTCAACATCGTCGCGGCCGGGATCCCGGCGAGCGCCGTCGCGGCTATCTTCCAGAAAGACCCGCAGGTCCTGATCACGCATCCGCGCGAGGACATCCGATCCATTGCCGACATGAAGGGCAAGCCCATCATGATCTCGGACGCCGGCGTGGGCAGCCATTGGATCTGGCTGAAGGCCAAATTCGGATTCACGGATCGGCAGATCCGCAAGTACACCTACAACCTCGCGCCCTTCCTCGTCGATCCCGGTGCGATCCAACAGGGCTATGTCACCAGCGAGCCCTACGAGATCGCGAAGGCAAGCGGCATCGCGCCGCAGGTCTTTCTCCTCGCCGACGAGGATTACCCCTCCTACGGGACCCTGATCCTGGCCTCCGACGAGCGCATCCGCAGCGACCCGCAACAGGTCCGGGCCTTCGTCGCGGCCTCCATCGCCGGCTGGAAGGACTATCTCACCGGCGACCCCACGCCCGGCAACACCCTGATCAAGGCCGCCAATCCGGAGATGAGCGATGATGTGCTGCTGCACGCCATCGCCGAGATGAACCGCTACCGGCTCGCCACCGCCGGCGATGCCGAAACCGCCGGGATCGGCGTCATGACCGAGGCGCGCTGGCAGGCCTTCTTCGAGACCATGTCCGCCGACGGGGTGTATCCGGAGAACCTGGATTGGCGGCGCGCCTATTCACTCGACTTCCTCCCGCCGACCCTCCCGCCGACCCTCCCGCCAAATCCGTGA
- a CDS encoding PilZ domain-containing protein, producing the protein MAISDADADRRSYERVSWDCHARLVQLGSDAHGGVPGMHAVLGRNISEGGLQVWADRMFAVRSRLLVEMEAPEIPEGIQAVGSVVWVSPSTGEECWLLGIEFSDVGDTALARIRSLVQPTGEWN; encoded by the coding sequence ATGGCGATCAGCGACGCGGATGCGGATCGAAGGAGCTACGAGCGGGTGTCCTGGGACTGCCACGCTCGCCTCGTGCAACTTGGCTCGGATGCGCACGGCGGTGTCCCGGGGATGCACGCGGTGCTCGGGCGCAACATCAGCGAGGGTGGACTCCAGGTGTGGGCCGACCGAATGTTCGCCGTGCGTTCTCGACTGTTGGTCGAGATGGAGGCACCGGAGATCCCGGAAGGCATTCAAGCCGTCGGCTCCGTGGTCTGGGTGTCGCCGAGCACCGGCGAGGAGTGCTGGCTGCTCGGGATCGAGTTTTCCGATGTCGGCGACACTGCACTGGCGCGAATCCGCTCGCTGGTCCAGCCGACGGGCGAATGGAATTGA
- the gltX gene encoding glutamate--tRNA ligase, with the protein MTVRTRFAPSPTGYLHVGGARTALFSYLFARKHGGQFVLRIEDTDLERSTAESVNAILEGMTWLGLDYDEGPFYQTQRFERYNAVIEELLVKGLAYRCVCSKERLESLREDQMVQRLKPRYDGHCRGHEIDPNEPHVIRFKNPADGVVVVDDMIRGRVVFANAELDDLIIRRSDGAPTYNLSVVVDDADMGITHVIRGDDHLNNTPRQINILRALGHEPPRYAHVPMILGDDGARLSKRHGAVSVIAYRDQGYLPEALLNYLVRLGWSHGDQELFSVEEMIRLFEIGDVNKAASSFNTEKLDWLNQQYLHHADAARIARLLSPHMGRLDIDPATGPDLVEVVSVQAARAKTLTELAEISAFFYRDFDAFDDASAKKHLRLVAREGLERLRAAFEMMAYEDWTLEGLKHVVEGVAEELGTNMGKVAQPLRVAIVGRAASPGIDETLRLVGKDATLRRIDKALAYIAARGGNESS; encoded by the coding sequence ATGACCGTCCGTACCCGATTCGCCCCGTCCCCCACCGGTTATCTGCACGTCGGAGGCGCCCGCACGGCGCTTTTCAGCTATCTCTTCGCGCGTAAGCACGGCGGGCAGTTCGTGCTGCGGATCGAGGATACGGACCTGGAGCGCTCGACGGCCGAGTCCGTGAACGCCATCCTCGAGGGCATGACCTGGCTCGGCCTGGACTACGACGAAGGGCCCTTCTACCAGACCCAGCGCTTCGAGCGTTACAACGCCGTGATCGAGGAGCTGCTGGTCAAGGGGCTGGCCTATCGCTGCGTCTGCTCGAAGGAGCGCTTGGAGTCACTGCGCGAGGACCAGATGGTGCAGCGGCTCAAACCGCGCTACGACGGCCATTGTCGCGGCCACGAGATCGATCCGAACGAGCCGCACGTCATCCGCTTCAAGAATCCGGCCGACGGCGTCGTGGTCGTCGACGACATGATTCGCGGGCGGGTCGTCTTCGCCAACGCCGAGCTGGACGACCTGATCATTCGGCGCAGCGACGGTGCGCCGACCTACAACCTGAGCGTGGTGGTGGACGACGCGGATATGGGCATCACCCATGTCATCCGCGGCGACGATCATCTGAACAACACGCCGCGCCAGATCAACATCCTGCGTGCGCTCGGCCATGAGCCGCCGCGCTACGCCCATGTGCCCATGATCCTCGGCGACGACGGGGCGCGTCTGTCCAAGCGTCACGGTGCGGTGAGCGTCATCGCCTATCGCGATCAGGGCTATTTGCCCGAGGCCCTGCTCAACTATTTGGTGCGCCTGGGGTGGTCGCACGGCGATCAGGAGCTCTTCTCCGTCGAGGAGATGATCCGCCTCTTCGAGATCGGGGACGTCAACAAGGCGGCTTCCTCCTTCAACACCGAGAAGCTCGATTGGCTCAACCAGCAGTACCTGCATCACGCCGATGCGGCGCGGATCGCCCGCCTGCTCAGCCCGCATATGGGACGGCTCGACATCGACCCCGCGACCGGCCCGGATCTGGTCGAGGTGGTCTCGGTCCAGGCCGCACGTGCGAAGACCTTGACCGAGCTGGCCGAGATCAGCGCCTTCTTCTATCGCGACTTCGATGCCTTCGATGACGCGTCCGCCAAGAAGCATCTGCGTTTGGTGGCGCGCGAGGGGTTGGAGCGTCTGCGTGCGGCCTTCGAGATGATGGCCTACGAGGATTGGACGCTGGAGGGACTCAAGCACGTCGTCGAAGGCGTCGCCGAGGAGCTGGGAACCAACATGGGCAAGGTCGCCCAGCCCTTGCGCGTGGCGATCGTCGGTCGCGCCGCCTCGCCGGGTATCGACGAGACCCTGCGCCTGGTCGGCAAGGATGCGACGCTGCGTCGCATCGACAAGGCGTTGGCCTACATCGCTGCGCGCGGCGGGAACGAGTCGTCGTAA
- a CDS encoding ABC transporter ATP-binding protein produces the protein MSSGLRLDRLTKTFPNGTAALGELSAEIEAGAFVSLLGPSGCGKSTVLRLIAGLEEPTRGRVDWPQSRGSLGFIFQEPTLMAWASAAKNVALPLELAGMAKNEARERACAALEKVGLAGFADALPRELSGGMRMRVSIARALVADPDVLLMDEPFAALDEFTRGKLNDDLLHLWGERGFTGVFVTHSVFEAVYLSRRILILSGRPGRLVADIENPAPYPREPGYRTSAAFNTTARDILDVLEGVSTC, from the coding sequence GTGAGCAGCGGCCTGCGCCTGGATCGACTGACCAAGACCTTCCCCAACGGCACCGCCGCACTCGGGGAGCTGAGCGCCGAGATCGAAGCAGGTGCCTTCGTCTCTCTGCTCGGCCCCTCCGGATGCGGCAAGAGCACGGTCCTGAGGCTCATCGCCGGCCTGGAGGAGCCCACACGGGGGCGTGTGGACTGGCCGCAGTCACGCGGCTCGCTCGGCTTCATCTTCCAGGAACCGACCCTCATGGCCTGGGCAAGTGCGGCCAAGAACGTCGCCCTTCCGCTCGAGCTCGCCGGCATGGCCAAGAACGAAGCGCGCGAGCGGGCCTGTGCCGCGCTGGAGAAGGTGGGCCTCGCGGGTTTTGCCGATGCCCTGCCCCGCGAGCTCTCGGGCGGGATGCGCATGCGTGTCTCCATCGCACGCGCGCTGGTCGCCGACCCCGATGTGCTCTTGATGGACGAGCCCTTCGCGGCGCTCGACGAATTCACCCGCGGCAAGCTCAACGACGACCTGCTGCACCTCTGGGGCGAGCGCGGATTCACCGGGGTCTTCGTCACGCACTCGGTCTTCGAGGCCGTGTATCTGTCGCGACGCATCCTGATCCTCAGCGGGCGTCCGGGACGTCTGGTCGCCGACATCGAGAACCCCGCGCCCTACCCGCGCGAGCCCGGCTACCGAACCTCCGCCGCCTTCAACACGACCGCGCGCGACATCCTCGATGTGCTGGAGGGGGTTTCGACATGCTGA
- the queE gene encoding 7-carboxy-7-deazaguanine synthase encodes MSYSVKEIFYTLQGEGAQAGRAAVFCRFAGCNLWSGREHDRATATCRFCDTDFRGTDGLGGGLFEDPETLAERIRATWSEHAGSGGRPFVVLTGGEPLLQLDGALIQALHVLGFEIALETNGTLSVPDGVDWICVSPKAGADLLQQRGAELKLVFPQPGLSPEDLEHLAFEHFFLQPMDGPHLQEHTRQAIAYCQTRPHWRLSIQTHKLLGFP; translated from the coding sequence ATGAGCTACAGCGTCAAGGAGATCTTCTACACGCTGCAGGGCGAGGGCGCGCAGGCGGGACGCGCGGCGGTGTTCTGCCGATTTGCAGGCTGCAACCTCTGGTCCGGACGCGAGCACGATCGCGCGACGGCGACCTGTCGATTCTGCGACACCGATTTTCGCGGGACCGACGGCTTAGGCGGTGGACTGTTCGAAGATCCCGAGACCCTCGCCGAACGGATCCGGGCGACCTGGTCGGAGCATGCCGGTTCGGGCGGTCGGCCCTTCGTCGTGCTGACCGGAGGGGAGCCGCTGCTCCAGCTCGACGGTGCCTTGATCCAGGCACTGCATGTGCTGGGTTTCGAGATTGCCCTCGAGACCAACGGTACGCTGTCTGTCCCGGACGGCGTCGACTGGATCTGCGTCAGCCCGAAGGCCGGCGCCGATCTTCTCCAGCAGCGCGGCGCGGAGCTCAAGCTCGTCTTTCCCCAGCCCGGCCTTTCGCCCGAGGATCTCGAGCACCTCGCGTTCGAGCATTTTTTCCTTCAGCCGATGGACGGCCCGCACCTTCAAGAGCACACGCGCCAAGCGATTGCCTACTGCCAAACCAGGCCGCATTGGCGTCTGAGCATCCAGACCCATAAGCTGCTCGGGTTTCCTTGA
- a CDS encoding glycosyltransferase — translation MPNLSIIIPTRRVGPHLAPCLHACRCVFPGAEIIVVVACSGADPVRPAELPRPPGPLEGVTQVLYATTGRGPQCNAGARAAAGELLLFLHDDSILPRQAAVLTKSAFAEDDAELACFRLRFDDAHWLLGLYGWFSRFDSLLTSFGDQGILIRRRFFDQLGGFPDWPLFEDVELLRRARRRARVLKLPGEVTTSAVRFRRNGVVRQQLMNAGLIMRYLLGVAPTRLAELYERGHR, via the coding sequence ATGCCAAACCTCTCGATCATTATCCCGACCAGGCGCGTCGGTCCTCATCTCGCCCCCTGTCTTCATGCCTGTCGATGCGTGTTCCCGGGCGCCGAGATCATCGTTGTGGTTGCCTGCTCAGGTGCGGATCCAGTTCGGCCCGCCGAGCTGCCGCGTCCGCCGGGTCCGCTCGAAGGTGTGACGCAGGTCCTCTATGCAACCACGGGGCGCGGCCCGCAATGCAATGCCGGGGCCCGCGCGGCGGCGGGCGAGCTTCTGCTCTTCCTGCATGACGACAGCATCCTGCCCCGGCAGGCCGCCGTCCTGACGAAATCCGCCTTCGCCGAGGACGATGCCGAGCTGGCCTGCTTTCGTTTGCGCTTCGACGATGCCCATTGGCTGCTCGGCCTTTACGGCTGGTTTTCGCGGTTCGACTCGCTCCTCACCAGCTTCGGAGACCAGGGGATCCTGATCCGGCGACGCTTCTTCGACCAACTCGGTGGATTTCCGGATTGGCCCTTGTTCGAGGATGTCGAGCTGCTGCGCCGCGCCCGCCGCCGCGCGCGTGTTCTGAAACTTCCGGGTGAGGTGACGACCTCCGCCGTGCGCTTTCGTCGCAATGGCGTGGTCCGCCAGCAGCTCATGAACGCGGGCCTCATCATGCGATACCTGCTCGGCGTAGCCCCGACGCGACTCGCCGAGCTCTACGAGCGAGGTCACCGATGA
- a CDS encoding SufS family cysteine desulfurase, giving the protein MTPRLSPTPAPSVPLDLAALRAQFPILATRVHDQPLAYLDNAASTQQPLQVIQAVSDYHQQYHANIHRGVYQLSRNATRMHDYAREMVAHFLHAAEPVECLFTRGTTESINLVAASWGRANLQPGDEIILSRLEHHSNIVPWQMACETTGARIRVIPIDDAGELDMDAYRRLLSSRTRLVAVNHVSNALGTVNPVKTIIDEAHAAGALALIDGAQWVAHGATDVQALDADFYAFSGHKLYGPTGMGVLYGKRGLLEAMPPYQGGGDMIEQVTFEKTTYAQLPNKFEAGTPHIAGAVGLAAAIEWIEGVGFERIGAHEQRLLRLATERLSVIPGLEIKGTAPHKAAVVSWVMVDPPIGTLDIGMQLDLRGICIRTGHHCCQPLMDRLGIASTARASFGVYNTEAEVERLAAALAEIVAGARETSARTASYDMAAEEVLYPTAAADSPESAAEEIAEIFELLPDWPMRHQQIMDLGERLTPMPDALKTPETFVPGCQSRVHLSARVRPGSPDVIEFLADSDANIVRGLIALLQQLYSGQPAGAILAFDAQAFFSRLGLDEHLSMTRRNGLVAMVERMRQIAAGLAR; this is encoded by the coding sequence ATGACCCCGCGACTCTCCCCGACCCCAGCACCCTCCGTGCCCTTGGACCTGGCGGCCCTGCGCGCCCAGTTTCCGATCCTCGCAACCCGCGTGCACGACCAGCCGTTGGCCTACCTGGACAACGCCGCGAGCACCCAGCAGCCGCTCCAGGTCATCCAGGCGGTCAGCGACTATCATCAGCAATACCACGCCAACATCCATCGCGGGGTCTACCAGCTCTCGCGCAATGCCACGCGGATGCACGACTACGCGCGCGAGATGGTCGCGCACTTCCTGCACGCCGCCGAGCCCGTCGAGTGTCTCTTCACGCGCGGGACGACCGAGTCCATCAATCTGGTCGCCGCCTCCTGGGGTCGGGCCAACCTGCAGCCCGGCGACGAGATCATCCTGTCCCGCTTGGAGCATCATTCCAACATCGTGCCCTGGCAGATGGCCTGCGAGACCACGGGTGCGCGCATCCGGGTCATCCCGATCGACGATGCCGGCGAGCTCGACATGGACGCCTACCGTCGCCTGCTCTCCTCGCGCACCCGGCTGGTCGCGGTCAACCACGTCTCCAACGCACTCGGCACCGTCAATCCGGTCAAGACGATCATCGACGAGGCCCATGCCGCAGGGGCTCTGGCCCTGATCGACGGCGCCCAGTGGGTCGCCCACGGGGCGACCGACGTCCAGGCCCTGGATGCCGATTTTTACGCCTTCTCCGGACACAAGCTCTACGGGCCGACCGGCATGGGCGTGCTCTACGGAAAACGCGGTCTGCTCGAGGCGATGCCGCCGTACCAGGGCGGCGGGGACATGATCGAGCAGGTCACCTTCGAGAAGACGACCTACGCGCAGCTTCCGAACAAGTTCGAGGCCGGCACGCCGCATATCGCCGGTGCGGTCGGTCTGGCCGCGGCCATCGAGTGGATTGAAGGGGTCGGGTTCGAGCGGATCGGGGCGCACGAGCAGCGTCTCCTGCGGTTGGCCACCGAGCGCCTGTCCGTGATTCCCGGTCTCGAGATCAAGGGCACCGCACCGCACAAGGCCGCCGTGGTCTCCTGGGTCATGGTCGATCCGCCGATCGGCACGCTGGATATCGGCATGCAGCTCGATCTGCGCGGCATCTGTATCCGCACCGGCCATCATTGCTGCCAGCCGCTGATGGATCGGCTGGGCATCGCCTCGACCGCGCGCGCCTCCTTCGGTGTCTACAACACCGAGGCCGAGGTCGAGCGGCTCGCCGCTGCGCTCGCCGAGATCGTCGCGGGTGCCCGCGAGACCTCCGCCAGGACGGCGTCGTACGACATGGCGGCTGAAGAGGTCCTCTATCCGACAGCCGCAGCCGATTCGCCCGAGTCGGCCGCGGAGGAGATCGCCGAGATCTTCGAGCTTCTACCCGATTGGCCGATGCGCCATCAACAGATCATGGATCTCGGCGAGCGCCTCACGCCCATGCCGGATGCCTTGAAGACCCCGGAGACCTTCGTCCCCGGCTGCCAGAGTCGCGTCCACCTCTCGGCCCGTGTGCGTCCCGGCTCGCCCGACGTCATCGAGTTCCTCGCCGACAGCGATGCCAACATCGTCCGCGGCCTCATTGCCCTCCTGCAGCAGCTCTACTCCGGCCAACCGGCCGGCGCCATCCTCGCCTTCGATGCGCAAGCCTTCTTCAGCCGTTTGGGCCTCGACGAGCACCTGAGCATGACCCGCCGCAACGGTTTGGTCGCCATGGTCGAGCGCATGCGGCAGATCGCGGCCGGGTTGGCAAGGTAG